ACGCAGCCGTCAAGGGACTGGGCAATGGCGTATAGCCAGATTATGATATTCTTTGCAGACAGGATCGCGTCATAAGGCCTTGAGGGCTCTGCCCTCAAACTCCCGAGGTTTATCCGCTCAGGGCTTGCCGGTGAAATGGAAAGCGGCAGACTAAAAGCCCGCCGTTTCACCGTATAAGCCGCAGCATGCGCAGGGTCGCTCCTCAGCGTTGCCCGATTTATGCTGCAATAATAGTATCATCAAATAATTGGATGATTATACCATTTACACTAAAGTATATTCACACCCCTCCTTGGCCGAAGTTTGCATATTAATTAAATCTCCTTTCTTATTATAACCCAGGGAGTATTTTTATGAAATGAGTTTCCGTCGGCTCCAGTCTTTGAGCAGGCGCAATCTGATCTTCGTAAATTTGTTCTTTTTTAATACAGTCTCCTTTTTAAAAATCGACGGTCAAACCTGTATGATATTTCTTATTTTCAACAATCAAGTAAATAGCATACGCGCCTTTCAGTCCCTCTTTGCTTATGTAGTATTCAACTACTCTTTCATCGTCTTCCTGAAGAAAAGTACCGACACACATTGCTGTAAAAGGTTTCTTTGTAGTAGGAATATAATATTGGCGCCTTTCTCCGTTGTTATCTAAGACCAGCATAACTACTTGCCCTTTTTCAAAACTTCCTTTAAAGGCTAACCGATCCTCTTCCAAAGCAAATTGCGGTTTATATTTCTCTGGAATCATAAGCTCAGTATCTTCTAAATCTGGGATTTCTGTTAAGAATTCCTCTGTAACACCTAGACTTCCTAATTGTACTCCCTTGCCAAAAACTAGCCTTTCATTATTGGAATATAGCGGCATCTTCTCTGCCCGATAGTAGTTAGCCGGCAAATGCATTTCATAGACTACTTTATCATCTCTCAGTTCCACAGTAATTGAGTTTAACGAAACTAAGGGGTCATTTGTCTCATATTGGGAAGCTAACTTATCCGAAGCTACTCCATTATAGTTTACGATGCCTCCTGAGTGTACCAGGTAATGTCCCTCGCCATAGTATTCAACATTACATATATAGGGGGAGAAAAATTCCGATCCTCTTTCTTTTCCATACTGCCATACTTGTTGAATAGTCATATCGTTAGTATTTATTCTGTAACGTACTGCGCGAGAGAAATTATCTTTTGCGGGAATATATTTCTCCGGGGATTTGGCACGATAATGCCCGTTGTCAAAGACAAAAACGTCACCATCAGGCAAGATCATACAAGCATGCTGCTCATATTGCCAATCAAACTCTGTTTCTCCTATTGGCTTAAAGAAATATCGTTTTATGAAATCCTCAGGCCAGCCTTCGGGGTCACCAATAATCCAGTTCAGTTCTCCCGTTTCATAATCAATATTGATAATGATATCCTGGTGCCGGCCGGATAAGGTTAACGAATGGGTTTTTTTGTCGTACCAAACGGCATTATTATGGAACCAGTCATGTTCCGTCCAGCTTCCGGACTTTCCTGCTGTTTGGGGAAGAACTTTTTGGAAGTCCCATTCTTTTAGAATTTTGCCTGTTTCCCTATCCACGAGTACCGCCATATCTTCGACAGTCCCTCGCGTAAAGTTTTGTGTAAGGATGACGAAGTTACCG
This DNA window, taken from Syntrophomonadaceae bacterium, encodes the following:
- a CDS encoding aryl-sulfate sulfotransferase, coding for MKEQLALKMVNHIINVQDEAEKEFLKEYETGDFTFQNPYIKLNPYIIAPLTALVMFRTEEECEVRLTVKGKESAGDICHTFSRSKVHHIPVYGLYGDYNNTIILQMETGEEKVIQIQTEPLAKKVKLPTKIETSADYLKDNVIFVTPTSYAYDAAYDYKGDCRWYTTLNFVFDLKRISNGNLLLGSYRLVAPPYHTTGVIEMSLIGKVYKEYCLPGGYHHDQIEMEDGNFVILTQNFTRGTVEDMAVLVDRETGKILKEWDFQKVLPQTAGKSGSWTEHDWFHNNAVWYDKKTHSLTLSGRHQDIIINIDYETGELNWIIGDPEGWPEDFIKRYFFKPIGETEFDWQYEQHACMILPDGDVFVFDNGHYRAKSPEKYIPAKDNFSRAVRYRINTNDMTIQQVWQYGKERGSEFFSPYICNVEYYGEGHYLVHSGGIVNYNGVASDKLASQYETNDPLVSLNSITVELRDDKVVYEMHLPANYYRAEKMPLYSNNERLVFGKGVQLGSLGVTEEFLTEIPDLEDTELMIPEKYKPQFALEEDRLAFKGSFEKGQVVMLVLDNNGERRQYYIPTTKKPFTAMCVGTFLQEDDERVVEYYISKEGLKGAYAIYLIVENKKYHTGLTVDF